The Syntrophorhabdus sp. sequence AGAGATGAAGTATTCAACTTTTGAGCCGATCAACTACAAAAAGCTCTCCCTTTTGATCGAGAACAGCATCAAGGACCGCATTCTCGAGGGAGAATTCCCTCCCGGCAGCCGGCTTCCCAACGAGTTCGAGATCGGGAAACAGTTCGGCGTCAGCCTCGTGACGGTGAGGGAGGCCTTAAAGGGCCTTGAGACATTCGGTCTCATCGAAAAGCGCAAGGGTAAGGGGGGAGGCGTATTCGTCGCCGAACCGAGGAGCGATTATGTCAAGACCACCCTCTTTCATTTTCTGAACCACAAGAAGTTCACATCGAAGGACCTATCGGAGCTCAGGATGATCATCGAGCCCGTGGCGTGCAAACTCGCCTCGAAGCGCATATCGGAGACGGAGATATCCAGGCTTGAAAGGAACATCGAGTACTGCGAATCCCTGATAGAGAAGACGGGCGGGGCACTGTCGAGAGAGGATTTCTTCCGGCTGGAGGAAAGCAACATAGAGTTTCACAGCATCATCGGAGAGGCGACGCAGAACCCGGTCCTCGTGCTCACGATGGATTACGTGCTCGACTTCATGTTCAGCTTCAAGAAGACGGCGCTTGCGCCGAGCAGCGAGTTCTCCAACAGCATCATCAAGGACCACAAACTCATTCTGGAGCCGCTGAAGAAAAAGAAAGGGGCGTCCGCCGAGAAGATGATGATCGCGCATCTCGAGAACGTCGAGTACTACCTGAAGGAGAACGCAAAGGAGAGCCAGGACGGCTAGACAGAATCCGCGGTGCGGCAAAGCAAATACGAAGACAAAGGAGACAGGACAACATGGCCATTTTGGAAGAACCGATCAAGGGTATCAAAGAGGTCAGGAACTATATCAACGGGGAATGGGTCGATTCGAAGGGGAAGATAGTGGACGTTGTAAACCCTGCGACGGGCAAAGTGATCGGCAAATGCCCCATCTCCACGAAAGAGGAGATAAACGAGGCCGTTGAGGCAGCGAAGGAGGCATTCCATGACTGGCGGAGGACGACCCCGCTCGCCCGCACCAGGATACTCTTCAGACTCAAGGAGCTTCTCGAGGAGAACTTCGAAGAGGTGAGCCGTATCCAGACCATGGAGCACGGCAAGACGATCGATGAATCGAGGGGCGAGACCCGCAGGGGGATCGAGAATGTGGAGGTCGCCTGCGGCATCCCCACGCTCATGCAGGGGTATTACTCCGAGGATATCGCCTCTGGTATCGACGAATGGGTCATACCCACGCCCACGGGAGTCTTCGGGATCATCGGGCCCTTCAATTTCCCCTTCATGATACCTCTTTGGTCCGCGCCGTATGCGGTGGCGACGGGGAATACCATTGTCATCAAGCCGTCCAGCGAGGTCCCCTTCAGCCAGATGCGCCTTGCCGAGCTGGCGGAAGAGGCCGGGTTCCCTCCCGGGGTCTGGAACGTTGTGAACGGAGGAAGGACCGTGGTCGAAGGGATGCTCGATCATCGCGATATCAAGGGGATCACATTTGTCGGTTCAACACCCACCGGCCGTGACGTGATCTACAGAAGGTGCGGGGAAACGGGAAAGAAGGTCATCGCCCAGTGCGGCGCGAAGAACTTCATGGTGGTCATGCCTGACTGCAACGTACGGGCGACCATAGCCGCATGCGGGACATCATTCTTCGGAAATGCCGGCCAGAGATGTCTTGCCGCCGCCAACCTCCTGATGGTGGGTGAGGACGAGGCCTTCTACAGGGATTTCGTCACACAGCTCCTGGAGATGGCGTCAAGGATACGTGTCGGGTACGGACTCGATGACAACACCCAGATGGGACCGGTCAGGGACCAGGCAAAGAAGGCGAACATACTGAAGTACATAGAGATGGGGATCAGCGAGGGAGCGAAGATGCTCCTCGACGGAAGGAAACCGAAGATAACAGGCGATTATCCGGAAGACTGTTTCCTGGGGCCCACGATATTCGAAGGCGTCGATCCCAACGGCCGGATCGGCTCGGAAGAGATATTCGGTCCCGTTATGAGCATCATGAGGGCGAAAGACCTCGATGAGGCGATCGAGATCTGCAACAACAATCCCTTTGGCAACGGGCACTCGATCTTCACCCAGAATGGCGGGTACGCGCGATACTTCACCTACAATGTCGAGAGCGGCAACGTGGGCACGAACATCGGCGTCGTCGCGCCCGTCGCTTTCTTCCCCTTCAGCGGGATGAAGGATTCCTTCTTCGGTGACCTTCATACCCAGGGCAAGGAAGCCATCCGCTTTTTCACGGAGAGCAAGGTAGTCATTCAGAGATGGTTCTAGGGTTTAGCAAGGGAGGGGAATCATGACGATCAATACCTGTTCCGGCGCCATAAGTTTCTCACGGAAGCTGGAGACGGAGTCCGCGGTATTCTACGAGGAGGCGGCGACCCGTTTCCCGGCAGATGCCGAGATGTTCGCGTCTTTCGCCAAGGAGAACAAGAAGTTCATCGCCCAGATCGAACGGGCGTACTACGGCGTGATCACCGATGCCATTGAGGGCTGTTTCGCCTTCGACCTG is a genomic window containing:
- a CDS encoding FadR family transcriptional regulator, which translates into the protein MKYSTFEPINYKKLSLLIENSIKDRILEGEFPPGSRLPNEFEIGKQFGVSLVTVREALKGLETFGLIEKRKGKGGGVFVAEPRSDYVKTTLFHFLNHKKFTSKDLSELRMIIEPVACKLASKRISETEISRLERNIEYCESLIEKTGGALSREDFFRLEESNIEFHSIIGEATQNPVLVLTMDYVLDFMFSFKKTALAPSSEFSNSIIKDHKLILEPLKKKKGASAEKMMIAHLENVEYYLKENAKESQDG
- a CDS encoding CoA-acylating methylmalonate-semialdehyde dehydrogenase, translating into MAILEEPIKGIKEVRNYINGEWVDSKGKIVDVVNPATGKVIGKCPISTKEEINEAVEAAKEAFHDWRRTTPLARTRILFRLKELLEENFEEVSRIQTMEHGKTIDESRGETRRGIENVEVACGIPTLMQGYYSEDIASGIDEWVIPTPTGVFGIIGPFNFPFMIPLWSAPYAVATGNTIVIKPSSEVPFSQMRLAELAEEAGFPPGVWNVVNGGRTVVEGMLDHRDIKGITFVGSTPTGRDVIYRRCGETGKKVIAQCGAKNFMVVMPDCNVRATIAACGTSFFGNAGQRCLAAANLLMVGEDEAFYRDFVTQLLEMASRIRVGYGLDDNTQMGPVRDQAKKANILKYIEMGISEGAKMLLDGRKPKITGDYPEDCFLGPTIFEGVDPNGRIGSEEIFGPVMSIMRAKDLDEAIEICNNNPFGNGHSIFTQNGGYARYFTYNVESGNVGTNIGVVAPVAFFPFSGMKDSFFGDLHTQGKEAIRFFTESKVVIQRWF